One segment of Fimbriiglobus ruber DNA contains the following:
- the tssB gene encoding type VI secretion system contractile sheath small subunit produces MTYDVETNGAMEKKELPFVVGIMADLSGHRPEAELGDLKTRDFKNIDRDNIDEVMKDAAPSLNLTVDNKLKDDKTQLRVALTFKSLEDFEPARVAEQVAPLKELLDIRRRLDEVLARISTNMQLEQVLQDVLANTEKVQALAKQMGIEKTAAPEAK; encoded by the coding sequence ATCACCTACGACGTCGAGACGAACGGCGCGATGGAGAAGAAGGAACTGCCGTTCGTGGTCGGCATCATGGCTGACTTGTCCGGGCACCGGCCCGAAGCCGAACTCGGCGACCTCAAGACCCGCGACTTCAAAAACATCGACCGCGACAACATTGATGAGGTCATGAAGGACGCGGCCCCGAGCCTCAACCTGACCGTTGACAACAAGTTAAAAGACGACAAGACCCAGCTGCGGGTGGCCCTGACGTTCAAATCCCTGGAAGATTTCGAGCCCGCCCGAGTCGCCGAGCAGGTGGCCCCGCTCAAGGAACTCCTCGACATACGGCGGCGGCTCGACGAAGTTCTCGCCCGCATCAGCACGAACATGCAGCTGGAACAGGTTCTTCAGGACGTCCTCGCGAATACCGAGAAGGTCCAGGCCCTCGCCAAGCAGATGGGCATCGAAAAGACCGCCGCCCCGGAGGCGAAGTAA